From a region of the Streptomyces sp. NBC_01454 genome:
- a CDS encoding HelD family protein gives MPSHAHRPAPQPPHAERPAAPPGDPLQREKAHLAASRSALRAMREDAEALNIADVTANWVNAEVLQGEIDARIKALADLAHTPLFFGRLDYLHAPGLDLAEGATGENFYIGRRHVHDADGDPMVIDWRAPVSQPFYRASKKDPMDLRLRRRFGYTAGELTAYEDEHLTDPAEAEQTSRLLQSEIERPRVGPMRDIVATIQPEQDEIVRAGIAGSVCVQGAPGTGKTAVGLHRVAYLLYAHRERLARSGTLVIGPNRSFLHYIEQVLPALGELEVKQATVDDLVGHVEVRGTDEAAAATVKGDARMAEVLRRAVRSHITPPQEPCVVVRGSRRWRIPAYELEEIVRELMDRDIRYGAARDALPQRIAHAVLVRMEQAGEAPDDRVQDAVARNPAVKATVKAVWPPVDPAKLVLRLLGDAEFLAEQAEGILTPEEQKTILWTKPARSVKSAQWSSADAVLIDETRDVVARTHSLGHVVLDEAQDLSPMQYRAVGRRCTTGSATILGDIAQGTTPWATDTWEEALRHLGKPGAAVEELTQGFRVPREVISYASRLLPAIAPDLTEATSIRESAGDFEIRTVEPADLTAATLAACDDALRKEGSIGLIAAEARIPALRTALEEAGVTCLAPGEETSAAARLTLVPATLAKGLEYDYVVLDEPAAIVDGEPDERTGLRRLYVCLTRPVSGLTVVHAAALPDRLTDG, from the coding sequence GTGCCCTCGCACGCCCACCGTCCCGCACCGCAACCGCCGCACGCCGAGCGTCCTGCCGCGCCGCCCGGGGACCCGCTCCAGCGCGAGAAGGCCCACCTCGCCGCCTCCCGCTCCGCCCTGCGGGCCATGCGCGAGGACGCCGAGGCGCTGAACATCGCCGATGTGACCGCGAACTGGGTCAACGCCGAGGTGCTCCAGGGCGAGATCGACGCCCGGATCAAGGCGCTCGCCGACCTGGCCCACACCCCGCTGTTCTTCGGCCGCCTCGACTACCTCCACGCGCCCGGCCTCGACCTCGCCGAGGGGGCCACGGGAGAGAACTTCTACATCGGCCGCCGCCACGTCCACGACGCCGACGGCGACCCCATGGTCATCGACTGGCGCGCGCCCGTCTCCCAGCCGTTCTACCGGGCCTCCAAGAAGGACCCGATGGATCTCCGGCTGCGCCGCCGCTTCGGCTACACGGCGGGCGAGTTGACCGCCTACGAGGACGAGCACCTCACCGACCCGGCCGAGGCCGAGCAGACCAGCCGGCTCCTCCAGTCGGAGATCGAGCGCCCGCGCGTCGGCCCCATGCGGGACATCGTCGCCACCATCCAGCCGGAGCAGGACGAGATCGTGCGCGCCGGCATCGCCGGCTCGGTCTGCGTCCAGGGCGCGCCGGGCACCGGCAAGACGGCGGTCGGCCTGCACCGGGTCGCCTATCTGCTGTACGCGCACCGCGAGCGGCTGGCCCGCTCCGGCACCCTGGTCATCGGCCCGAACCGCTCGTTCCTCCACTACATCGAGCAGGTGCTGCCGGCCCTGGGCGAGCTGGAGGTCAAGCAGGCCACGGTCGACGACCTGGTCGGGCATGTGGAGGTGCGCGGCACGGACGAGGCGGCCGCCGCCACGGTCAAGGGCGACGCGCGGATGGCCGAGGTGCTGCGGCGGGCGGTCCGCTCGCACATCACGCCGCCCCAGGAGCCCTGTGTGGTCGTGCGCGGTTCCCGCCGCTGGCGGATTCCGGCTTACGAACTCGAGGAGATCGTGCGGGAGTTGATGGACCGCGACATCCGCTACGGCGCGGCCCGCGACGCGCTGCCGCAGCGGATCGCGCATGCCGTGCTCGTCCGCATGGAACAGGCCGGCGAGGCCCCGGACGACCGGGTGCAGGACGCGGTGGCCCGCAACCCCGCGGTGAAGGCCACGGTCAAGGCCGTCTGGCCGCCGGTCGACCCGGCGAAGCTGGTGCTGCGGCTGCTGGGCGACGCGGAGTTCCTGGCCGAGCAGGCCGAGGGGATCCTCACGCCCGAGGAGCAGAAGACGATCCTGTGGACCAAGCCGGCCCGCAGCGTGAAGAGCGCCCAGTGGTCCTCCGCGGACGCGGTGTTGATCGACGAGACGAGGGACGTGGTCGCGCGCACCCACTCGCTGGGCCATGTGGTGCTGGACGAGGCGCAGGACCTTTCCCCCATGCAGTACCGCGCGGTCGGCCGCCGCTGCACGACGGGTTCGGCCACGATCCTGGGGGACATCGCCCAGGGCACCACCCCGTGGGCGACCGACACCTGGGAGGAGGCGCTGAGGCATCTGGGCAAGCCCGGTGCGGCCGTCGAGGAGCTCACCCAGGGCTTCCGCGTCCCGCGCGAGGTCATCTCCTACGCGTCCCGGCTGCTGCCCGCCATCGCCCCCGACCTGACGGAGGCCACCTCGATCCGCGAGTCGGCGGGCGACTTCGAGATCCGCACCGTCGAGCCGGCGGACCTGACCGCCGCCACCCTCGCGGCCTGCGACGACGCGCTGCGCAAGGAGGGCTCGATCGGCCTGATCGCCGCGGAGGCCCGCATTCCGGCGCTGCGTACGGCCCTGGAGGAGGCCGGCGTGACCTGCCTGGCACCGGGCGAGGAGACCTCGGCCGCCGCCCGCCTGACCCTGGTACCGGCCACGCTCGCCAAGGGCCTGGAGTACGACTACGTGGTCCTGGACGAGCCGGCCGCGATCGTCGACGGCGAACCGGACGAACGGACCGGGCTGCGCCGTCTGTACGTCTGCCTGACCCGGCCGGTGTCGGGCCTGACGGTGGTCCATGCGGCGGCCCTGCCGGACCGGCTGACGGACGGCTGA